ATCGGCTACAAGCGGTCGGTCATGATTCGTCAGGGGATTTACGCGCGATAGAACTCAAGGACCACCGCTTCTTTGTCGCGACGTTGTTTCAACCAGAACGCGCCGCGCTCAAAGGGCAGATGCCGCCGCTGGTGCGCGCGTTTGTTGAAGCTTGTGGGGAGTCACGTTGATGACTTCCTGCTTTGCGGTGATTTTTACCTCGACTCGAACCGAGGGTGACAATGGGTATACCGAGGCGGCTGAGCGCATGGCCGCGTTGGTAAGTGAGCAGCCGGGGTTTCTGGGTGTCGAGTCGGTTCGTGGGGCGGATGGCGTAGGGATTACGGTGTCGTATTGGGAGAGCGAGGCAGCGATTCTGGCGTGGCGGCAGCATCCTGAGCATCGGGTGATTCAAGCGCGTGGGCGCTCGGAATGGTATTCGGCGTTTCATACGCGGGTGTGCCGGGTGGAGCGTGAGTATCGGTTCGGGCCATAAAATAGCGGCGCATTGGCGGCCGCCTTCGCGAGCAGGCTCGCTCCCACAGGGGATTTGTGACACCACGGTTCCCATGTGGGAGCGAGCTTGCTCGCGAAGAGGCCCGCACTGTCACAGATAATCTCAGCCGCGCACCAGACTGCGCACCGCGACAATCTCCGGCACTTCAACCTTGCTCATATAAACGCGCAACGGCTCGGTGATGTTGATCCGCTCATCGATATTCTGATCCAGCAACAACTGAATCAACTCGCGTTTAAGCGTCATGGTCTGCGCTGTCGCCGGCGCCCAGACAAATTCATTCACAGGAATAATGCCGTCATCGGCCACGTCCATACCGAACGAATCTTCGCTGAAGCGCACGATGTATTGACCGGTCTTGCGGTTGAGGCCGACAAAGCCCTTGAGGTCGTCGGCAGCCTGGCAGATGAGTTGGGAGGTGATGCGCATGGTAAACCTCACGAAAGATGATCGATGGTTTACACGCAGGGCAACTGAGCGGCGCGCCCTCTGCCGGGACGTCTGCCGAGAGCAAGCGTACTGCAAACCGCGCCACAAAAGTGCAGGAAAAATCGCTTTTAATACGTTTATGTCGGTCTGGCGATAGCACGCAA
This region of Pseudomonas sp. R84 genomic DNA includes:
- a CDS encoding antibiotic biosynthesis monooxygenase; its protein translation is MTSCFAVIFTSTRTEGDNGYTEAAERMAALVSEQPGFLGVESVRGADGVGITVSYWESEAAILAWRQHPEHRVIQARGRSEWYSAFHTRVCRVEREYRFGP
- a CDS encoding DUF2025 family protein, translated to MRITSQLICQAADDLKGFVGLNRKTGQYIVRFSEDSFGMDVADDGIIPVNEFVWAPATAQTMTLKRELIQLLLDQNIDERINITEPLRVYMSKVEVPEIVAVRSLVRG